Genomic DNA from Streptomyces sp. NBC_01571:
CCTGCCGGTCACCTACGTCTGGACGCACGACTCGATCGGCCTCGGTGAGGACGGTCCGACGCACCAGCCGGTCGAGCACATCGCCTCACTGCGCGCCATCCCCGGCCTCAACGTCGTCCGTCCCGCGGACGCCAACGAGACCGCGATCGCCTGGCGCGAGATCCTGAAGCGCTACACCAAGGTGTTCGGCGAGGGCGCCCCGCACGGGCTGACGCTGACCCGGCAGGGTGTGCCCACGTACGACCGCAACGAGGACACCGCGAAGGGCGGCTACGTCCTGTTCGAGGCGGAGGGCGGCGAGCCCGAGGTCATCCTCATCGCCACCGGTTCCGAGGTGCACGTGGCCGTGGAGGCGCGCGAGCAGCTCCAGGCCGGGGGTGTGCCGACGCGCGTCGTCTCCATGCCGTGCGTGGAGTGGTTCGACGAGCAGGACCAGGCCTACCGCGAGAGTGTGCTGCCGCCGTCCGTGCGCGCGCGGGTCTCGGTCGAGGCCGGTATCGGACTGACCTGGTACCGGTTCGTCGGGGACGCGGGACGCATTGTTTCGCTGGAGCACTTCGGTGCTTCGGCCGACGGCAAGGTGCTCTTCCGCGAGTACGGCTTCACTGCCGAGAACGTCGCCGCCGCCGCCCGGGAATCGATCGCCGCAGCCCAGCTCTGACGCTGACATACGACACGTAGGAGATGCATTTTCCATGACAGACGCACTCAAGCGCCTCTCCGAGGAAGGCGTCGCGATCTGGCTGGACGACCTGTCGCGCAAGCGGATCACGTCCGGCAATCTCGCCGAACTGATCGACCAGCAGCACGTCGTGGGCGTCACCACCAACCCGTCGATCTTCCAGAAGGCGATCAGCAGCGGCGACGGCTACGAGCAGCAGCTCGCCGAGCTCGCCGCCCGCAAGGTCACCGTCGAAGAGGCCATCCGCATGATCACGACGGCGGACGTCCGTGACGCCGCCGACATCCTGCGCCCGGTCTTCGACGCGACGCAGGGCCAGGACGGCCGGGTCTCCATCGAGGTCGACCCGCGCCTGGCCCACAACACCACCGCGACCGTCGCCGAGGCCAAGCAGCTGGCCTGGCTGGTGGACCGTCCGAACACGCTCATCAAGATCCCGGCGACCAAGGCGGGCCTGCCCGCGATCACCGAGGTCATCGGCAAGGGCATCAGCGTCAACGTCACGCTGATCTTCTCGCTGGAGCGTTACCGCGAGGTCATGGACGCCTACCTGGCGGGGCTGGAGAAGGCGAAGGCCGCGGGCCTGGACCTCTCCAAGATCCACTCGGTGGCGTCCTTCTTCGTGTCCCGCGTGGACACGGAGATCGACAAGCGGCTCGACGCCCTCGGCACCCCCGAGGCCAAGGCCGCACGCGGCAAGGCCGCCCTGGCCAACGCCCGGCTCGCCTACCAGGCGTACGAGGAGGTCTTCTCCTCGGAGCGCTGGGCCGCCCTCGACAAGGCGCAGGCGAACAAGCAGCGCCCGCTGTGGGCGTCGACCGGCGTGAAGGACCCGGCGTACAAGGACACCCTGTACGTCGAAGACCTGGTGGCGCCGAACACGGTGAACACCATGCCGGAGGCCACCCTGCAGGCCACCGAGGACCACGGCCGGATCACCGGCAACACGATCGCCGGTACGTACGAGCAGTCCCAGGCGGAACTCGACGCGGTCGAGAAGCTCGGGATCTCGTACGACGACGTGGTCCAGCTCCTGGAGGAGGAGGGCGTCGAGAAGTTCGCGGCGTCCTGGAACGACCTGCTCAAGTCCACAGAGGCGGAGCTCCAGCGCCTCGCCCCTTCGGAGGGCTGAAACCTTGTCAAGCAGCAACCCGCTGCGTGACCCCGCAGACCGACGGCTCCCGCGTATCGCGGGGCCGTCGGGCCTGGTCATCTTCGGCGTCACGGGCGATTTGTCACGTAAAAAGCTGATGCCCGCCGTGTACGACCTCGCCAATCGCGGACTGTTGCCGCCGGGCTTCTCGCTCGTCGGTTTCGCCCGTCGCGAGTGGAAGAACGAGGACTTCGCCCAGGAGGTCCACGACGCCGTCAAGGAACACGCCCGTACGGAGTTCCGCGAGGAGGTCTGGCAGCAGCTCATCCAGGGGATGCGCTTCGTCCAGGGCACCTTCGACGACGACGACGCGTTCGAGCGGCTGCGCGCCACGATCGAGGAGCTGGACAAGGCACAGGGCACGGGCGGCAACTTCGCCTTCTACCTCTCCGTGCCGCCGTCCGCCTTCCCTGTGGTCATCAAGCAGCTGAAGAAGCACCACCTGGCCGACCAGCCGAAGGGCTCCTGGCGGCGCGCGGTCATCGAGAAGCCCTTCGGGCACGACCTGAAGTCGGCCGAGGAACTCAACGCGATCGTGCACGAGGTCTTCGCCTCGGACCAGGTCTTCCGTATCGACCACTACCTCGGCAAGGAGACCGTCCAGAACATTCTGGCGCTCCGCTTCGCCAACACGATGTTCGAGCCGATCTGGAACCGGTCCTTCGTCGACCATGTGCAGATCACCATGGCCGAGGACATCGGCATCGGCGGCCGGGCGGGCTACTACGACGGCATCGGCGCGGCCCGTGACGTCATCCAGAACCACCTGCTCCAGCTGATGGCCCTGACGGCCATGGAGGAGCCCTCGTCCTTCGACGCGGACGCGCTCGCCGCCGAGAAGACCAAGGTGCTCGGCGCGGTGCGGATCCCGAAGGACCTGGGACGCGACACCGTCCGCGGACAGTACGCGGCCGGCTGGCAGGGCGGCGAGAAGGCCGTCGGCTATCTCCAGGAAGACGGTATCGACCCCAAGTCGAAGACCGACACCTTCGCCGCGATCAAGGTGGAGGTGGACAACCGCCGCTGGGCGGGCGTCCCGTTCTATCTGCGGACCGGCAAGCGGC
This window encodes:
- the tal gene encoding transaldolase; translated protein: MTDALKRLSEEGVAIWLDDLSRKRITSGNLAELIDQQHVVGVTTNPSIFQKAISSGDGYEQQLAELAARKVTVEEAIRMITTADVRDAADILRPVFDATQGQDGRVSIEVDPRLAHNTTATVAEAKQLAWLVDRPNTLIKIPATKAGLPAITEVIGKGISVNVTLIFSLERYREVMDAYLAGLEKAKAAGLDLSKIHSVASFFVSRVDTEIDKRLDALGTPEAKAARGKAALANARLAYQAYEEVFSSERWAALDKAQANKQRPLWASTGVKDPAYKDTLYVEDLVAPNTVNTMPEATLQATEDHGRITGNTIAGTYEQSQAELDAVEKLGISYDDVVQLLEEEGVEKFAASWNDLLKSTEAELQRLAPSEG
- the zwf gene encoding glucose-6-phosphate dehydrogenase; the protein is MSSSNPLRDPADRRLPRIAGPSGLVIFGVTGDLSRKKLMPAVYDLANRGLLPPGFSLVGFARREWKNEDFAQEVHDAVKEHARTEFREEVWQQLIQGMRFVQGTFDDDDAFERLRATIEELDKAQGTGGNFAFYLSVPPSAFPVVIKQLKKHHLADQPKGSWRRAVIEKPFGHDLKSAEELNAIVHEVFASDQVFRIDHYLGKETVQNILALRFANTMFEPIWNRSFVDHVQITMAEDIGIGGRAGYYDGIGAARDVIQNHLLQLMALTAMEEPSSFDADALAAEKTKVLGAVRIPKDLGRDTVRGQYAAGWQGGEKAVGYLQEDGIDPKSKTDTFAAIKVEVDNRRWAGVPFYLRTGKRLGRRVTEIAVVFQRAPHSPFDHTATEELGQNAIVFRVQPDEGVTVRFGSKVPGTSMEIRDVSMDFAYGESFTESSPEAYERLILDVLLGDSNLFPRTEEVELSWKILDPIEQYWETHGKPAQYPAGTWGPVEADEMLERDGRSWRRP